One region of Miscanthus floridulus cultivar M001 chromosome 19, ASM1932011v1, whole genome shotgun sequence genomic DNA includes:
- the LOC136528483 gene encoding protein-tyrosine-phosphatase IBR5-like: MRKRERENPCGICGHYHKYEEGEVCGVCGHRPPAASPAGARQQDSAFPSEILKEFLFLGSYDNASRSELLKTIGVSHILNTVPLCQNLYRNSFTYHCLQEDKTLQFDDANQFLEQCEREKARVLVHCMSGKSRSAAFVIAFLMRSRGWRLAQSFQWVKERRPQVQLSDAAQQQLIDYETKIFGSNNVSIPAQPFPPVDSFPSLGFGFPKPAGDIQVPTFNQQAPASVFERVTPNSFPSNFTFGAERTNEAKLPDSNNFGVINSSGSDSMMDSSYDGFAFIDTQKK; encoded by the exons ATGAGGAAGCGTGAGCGAGAGAACCCGTGCGGGATCTGTGGGCACTACCACAAGTACGAGGAGGGGGAGGTGTGCGGCGTCTGCGGGCACCGCCCACCTGCAGCGTCACCAGCTGGGGCGAGGCAGCAGGACTCGGCGTTCCCGTCCGAGATCCTCAAGGAGTTCCTCTTCCTCGGCAGCTACGACAACGCCTCCCGCTCGGAGCTCCTCAAGACCATCGGCGTCTCGCACATCCTCAAT ACTGTACCTTTATGCCAAAATCTTTACCGGAATTCATTCACTTATCACTGCCTTCAAGAGGATAAGACTCTGCAGTTTGATGATGCAAATCAGTTTCTAG AGCAATGTGAGAGGGAGAAAGCACGCGTCCTAGTCCATTGCATGTCAGGGAAAAGTAG ATCGGCAGCATTTGTAATAGCCTTCTTGATGAGGTCGAGAGGTTGGAGATTGGCACAATCCTTTCAGTGGGTGAAAGAGCGGAGACCACAAGTGCAACTGTCTgatg cagcacagcagcagcTGATTGATTATGAAACGAAGATTTTTGGTTCTAATAATGTCAGCATACCAGCTCAACCTTTTCCACCAGTGGATTCGTTCCCTTCTCTTGGATTTGGTTTTCCAAAACCAGCAGGCGACATCCAAGTGCCTACCTTTAACCAGCAGGCTCCAGCATCTGTCTTTGAGCGCGTTACCCCGAACAGCTTCCCTAGTAATTTCACATTCGGAGCTGAAAGAACTAATGAGGCGAAACTTCCAGATAGCAACAATTTCGGTGTGATAAACTCGTCTGGGAGTGATAGCATGATGGACAGCTCCTACGATGGTTTTGCCTTCATCGATACACAAAAGAAATGA